One window of the Misgurnus anguillicaudatus chromosome 8, ASM2758022v2, whole genome shotgun sequence genome contains the following:
- the mafaa gene encoding transcription factor MafAa — MATDLAMSADLPNSPLAIEYVNDFDLMKFEVKKEPPEADRYCHRLPPGSLSSTPISTPCSSVPSSPSFCAPSPGSQPGQNMGNGVNNNSGGSNNNNTQNSSGKPQLEDLYWIPNYQHHISPEALNLTPEDAVEALIGNAHHHHHHHQAYEGFRGQQYVGEDLSAATNGHHHPVHHHHHHHHGHHGHARLEDRFSDEQLVNMTVRELNRQLRGFSKEEVIRLKQKRRTLKNRGYAQSCRYKRVQQRHMLESEKCTLQSQVEQLKQDVARLIKERDLYKEKYEKLASRTFNGGVNGGGGNTRDPSSVSHGKTTSTDFFM; from the coding sequence ATGGCCACCGATCTCGCCATGAGCGCAGATTTGCCCAACAGCCCCTTGGCTATTGAATATGTCAACGACTTCGACCTAATGAAGTTTGAGGTGAAGAAAGAGCCCCCTGAGGCCGACCGCTATTGCCACCGCCTTCCTCCGGGCTCGCTGTCATCCACCCCTATCAGTACACCCTGCTCATCTGTGCCTTCCTCGCCCAGTTTCTGTGCCCCCAGTCCTGGATCGCAACCCGGTCAAAACATGGGCAACGGGGTCAACAACAACAGCGGTggcagcaacaacaacaacacccaAAATTCCTCGGGCAAGCCACAGCTGGAAGACCTCTACTGGATTCCAAACTACCAACATCACATCAGTCCAGAGGCCCTGAACTTGACCCCCGAGGACGCGGTGGAGGCGCTTATCGGTAACGCGCATCACCACCACCATCACCACCAGGCCTATGAGGGATTCCGCGGTCAGCAGTATGTCGGAGAAGATCTATCGGCGGCCACAAACGGGCATCACCATCCGGTGCACCACCATCACCATCATCACCACGGCCACCACGGGCACGCGCGCCTCGAGGACCGCTTCTCGGACGAGCAGCTTGTGAACATGACGGTGCGCGAGCTCAACCGGCAACTGCGAGGTTTCAGCAAAGAAGAGGTGATCCGTCTTAAGCAGAAACGCAGGACCCTGAAGAACCGGGGCTACGCGCAGTCGTGCCGCTACAAGCGCGTGCAGCAGCGGCACATGCTCGAAAGCGAAAAGTGCACGCTCCAGAGCCAAGTAGAGCAACTTAAGCAAGACGTGGCGCGTCTGATTAAAGAGCGGGACCTGTACAAGGAGAAGTACGAGAAGCTGGCGAGCCGAACCTTTAACGGAGGGGTAAACGGCGGCGGTGGCAACACCCGGGACCCGTCCAGCGTCTCTCACGGCAAAACGACTTCCACGGATTTCTTCATGTGA